In Impatiens glandulifera unplaced genomic scaffold, dImpGla2.1, whole genome shotgun sequence, a single window of DNA contains:
- the LOC124918293 gene encoding probable splicing factor, arginine/serine-rich 4 — MPSFTKVVWETLLEPVVQDSHKCFFKSDVVAGNEEREDVRLTKHIYISPALYATPQPTPIPDCTSEPSSPSPYIVNHKRRGGTSADDLFPLFDKYGNVVDVFIPRDRRIGDSRGFAFVRYKYADEAQKAVEKLDGRVVDGREILVQFAKYGPNAERIKEGRIEEPLSRSRGMSRSRSPRPSKLQSDALREAITEISIDAKEKKRNCNLRVVSYLHLSKTFHRRRSFESVGGRHPGFDSS; from the exons ATGCCGTCATTCACAAAGGTTGTATGGGAGACTTTGCTAGAACCTGTAGTTCAAGATTCTCACAAGTGTTTTTTCAAATCCGATGTTGTAGCCGGTAATGAAGAGAGGGAGGATGTTAGATTAACGAAACATATATACATATCACCTGCTCTGTATGCGACTCCGCAGCCGACTCCGATTCCGGATTGTACCTCCGAACCGTCATCGCCTTCACCTTACATCGTTAACCATAAGAGACGCGGAG GAACATCTGCGGACGATTTGTTTCCTCTATTCGACAAGTATGGCAACGTTGTAGACGTTTTTATTCCTAGAGATCGAAG GATTGGAGATTCGCGTGGCTTTGCATTTGTTAGATACAAATATGCTGACGAGGCCCAGAAAGCAGTTGAGAAGCTTGATG GAAGGGTTGTTGATGGAAGAGAGATATTGGTCCAGTTTGCCAAGTATGGTCCAAATGCTGAAAGAAT AAAGGAAGGAAGGATAGAAGAACCATTATCAAGATCCCGAGGCATGTCAAGAAGCCGAAGCCCCCGTCCAAG TAAGCTTCAGAGTGATGCCCTAAGAGAAGCTATTACTGAGATATCAATTGATGCTAAGGAGAAGAAGCGCAACTGCAATCTGAGAGTGGTGAGCTATCTCCATTTGAGCAAGACTTTCCACAGACGCCGCTCTTTTGAGAGCGTTGGTGGGAGACACCCTGGCTTTGATTCTTCATAA
- the LOC124918294 gene encoding uncharacterized protein LOC124918294 — translation MVETRQQSEIDALRASIETLTASFLDVNTRMDRRFDTIETRMKATEEQIHILGQENRHRGHEGNGHQNPPRDRNVRHIPPTRLTKVDFPRFDGTEVEGWLISAEQFFRVDKTEDETKTDIAPIHFTGNARMWYSSYLQQRNHREILTWEVFRRDLLAHFGPSMYDTPMRQIMHMRQNEESVILNEEIADAVKLRNPETLNEAMSMAKAQESIYRSLWSRGHLYSKSAPLLPKPVGPSTNRTSFSGIPHASSSGGNQGSMKQLEPTVFDEKRRKGLCYKCDQKWEPNHKCKTKLFMISANDQEALPDVQLWRTLPFSLHALTGSKNFQTLQIWGKIRSLPVVILIDTGNTHNFINIRILRNIGHEAMKTQVLSVKVADCSTLFCTSVCKNLKWFMEGKDYQADMKVLTMTGYDMVLGIKWLITLGTSAWNFENLTFSFEMEGATITLQGIPQTQINLIEGHQLEKFLRKGSLAAMVQAKTENEAQFFALITRAQEEVSEDLQGLLDDFSTLFQQPDGLPPTREHDHRIPLKEGTEAVCLHPYRYPALQKSEIENLINDMLERGIIRKSHSSFAAPVVLIRKKDLSWRMCIDYRRLNSATIKDKFPILVIEELMEELHGSKVFFPN, via the exons ATGGTGGAAACCCGACAACAGTCAGAGATTGATGCCCTTCGTGCTTCCATCGAAACGTTAACTGCCTCCTTTCTTGATGTGAACACTAGAATGGATCGTAGATTTGACACTATTGAAACTCGTATGAAGGCCACTGAAGAACAAATTCATATTCTTGGCCAAGAAAATCGCCATAGGGGACACGAGGGTAATGGCCATCAGAACCCTCCACGTGATAGAAACGTTCGACATattcctccaacccggctcaccAAAGTCGACTTTCCTCGATTTGATGGAACCGAAGTGGAAGGTTGGCTCATATCTGCAGAACAATTTTTCCGAGTTGATAAGACGGAGGATGAAACCAAAACAGACATTGCTCCCATCCATTTTACGGGCAACGCCAGAATGTGGTACAGTTCCTATTTGCAGCAACGCAATCATCGGGAAATCTTGACGTGGGAAGTGTTCAGAAGGGATCTACTAGCACATTTTGGTCCCTCTATGTATGACACCCCCATGAGACAGATTATGCACATGCGACAGAATGAGGAATCAGTCAT TCTGAACGAGGAAATTGCAGACGCTGTCAAACTTAGAAATCCAGAAACTTTGAACGAGGCTATGTCGATGGCCAAAGCCCAAGAATCAATATACAGATCCTTGTGGAGCAGAGGACACTTGTATAGTAAATCAGCCCCTTTACTGCCCAAACCAGTCGGGCCAAGTACCAATCGAACTTCTTTTTCGGGCATTCCTCATGCATCTTCTTCTGGAGGGAATCAGGGCTCGATGAAACAATTAGAACCTACTGTATTTGATGAGAAAAGGAGAAAAGGCCTTTGTTATAAATGTGATCAGAAATGGGAACCAAACCACAAGTGTAAAACAAAGTTGTTCATGATCTCGGCTAATGACCAAGAAGCCTTACCAGATGTCCAATTG TGGAGGACCCTACCATTTTCTCTACATGCCTTAACCGGTTCCAAGAATTTCCAAACTCTCCAGATCTGGGGCAAGATTAGGAGTCTGCCAGTAGTGATCCTTATCGACACAGGCAACACTCACAACTTCATTAACATCAGGATACTAAGAAATATAGGCCACGAGGCTATGAAAACTCAAGTGTTGTCGGTAAAAGTGGCAGACTGTTCAACCCTGTTTTGTACTAGCGTTTGCAAAAACCTGAAATGGTTCATGGAAGGTAAAGATTACCAAGCGGATATGAAAGTTCTTACCATGACAGGTTATGATATGGTGTTGGGCATAAAGTGGTTAATTACTTTAGGCACTTCAGCCtggaattttgaaaatcttacattttcttttgaaatggaGGGTGCAACTATTACCTTACAAGGGATACCCCAAACACAAATTAATCTTATAGAGGGTCACCAGTTGGAGAAATTTTTAAGGAAGGGCAGCCTGGCTGCCATGGTACAAGCAAAAACAGAGAATGAAGCCCAATTCTTTGCACTTATCACAAGAGCCCAGGAAGAGGTTTCTGAAGATCTTCAGGGGTTGCTTGATGATTTTAGTACTCTGTTCCAGCAACCGGATGGCTTACCACCAACAAGAGAGCACGATCATCGAATCCCACTAAAGGAAGGCACCGAAGCTGTGTGCTTACACCCCTATCGCTACCCTGCCCTGCAGAAATCAGAAATTGAGAACTTAATCAATGATATGCTGGAAAGGGGAATAATTAGAAAGAGTCACAGTTCGTTTGCTGCTCCTGTGGTGTTGATCAGAAAAAAAGACTTATCTTGGAGGATGTGTATCGATTATAGGAGGTTGAACTCAGCCACCATTAAAGACAAGTTTCCGATTCTGGTGATAGAAGAACTGATGGAGGAGCTGCATGGATCCAAGGTTTTTTTTCCAAACTAG